One window of the Solibacillus isronensis genome contains the following:
- a CDS encoding YuzD family protein: MSQSHPVIEVFGADIICASCVNAPSSKDTYEWLQAAISRKYPEQPFTIRYIDIEGVIDNERDQDYANRIQEDEFFYPLVLVNDEVVGEGYVQIKPVFTALESAGFVPTEE, from the coding sequence ATGTCACAATCTCATCCAGTTATAGAAGTTTTCGGCGCTGACATCATCTGTGCCAGCTGTGTAAATGCACCATCTTCCAAAGATACATATGAATGGCTTCAAGCGGCAATTTCACGAAAATATCCGGAACAGCCGTTTACTATCCGCTATATCGATATTGAAGGTGTAATTGATAATGAACGTGATCAAGATTATGCAAACCGTATTCAAGAAGATGAATTTTTCTACCCTTTAGTTCTAGTCAATGATGAAGTAGTTGGTGAAGGCTATGTGCAGATTAAGCCTGTATTTACAGCGCTCGAATCAGCGGGCTTTGTACCAACTGAAGAGTAA
- a CDS encoding NAD(P)/FAD-dependent oxidoreductase: MQKLVLLGGGYGNMRILLRLLPSLPADVEITLVDRTPFHSLKTEFYALAAGTSTDKEIRVAFPEHERLKCVYGEVVRIDREDKKIYLGDGEELSYDQLVIGLGCIDKYHGVPGADEFTYSIQTIAKSRKTFEKVCGLAPGSTVAIIGAGLSGIELASELRESRSDLKIKLFDRSHRILRDFPEKLSEYIKSWFIKHNVDVIAESNITRVEEGRLYNHDEVIEADVIVWTAGVQPVKIVRELDVEKDKFNRPIITDHYHVVGDENVFVVGDCASSHLPPTAQLAEEQGERIVKVLKMRWKGEPLPEKLSEIKMKGFMGSLGKKQGFVHLADTTVTGRIARLMKSGLLWYYKKQNEN, from the coding sequence ATGCAAAAGTTAGTATTATTAGGTGGCGGCTACGGAAATATGCGAATTTTACTTCGTCTTTTACCAAGCTTACCAGCAGATGTAGAAATTACATTGGTAGACCGTACACCATTCCATAGTTTGAAAACAGAATTTTATGCACTTGCTGCAGGTACATCAACAGATAAGGAAATCCGTGTTGCATTTCCGGAACATGAGCGCTTAAAATGCGTGTACGGAGAAGTAGTACGCATCGACCGTGAAGATAAAAAGATTTACTTGGGTGACGGCGAAGAGCTTTCTTATGATCAGCTTGTTATTGGCTTAGGCTGTATTGATAAATATCATGGAGTGCCGGGTGCCGATGAATTCACATATAGTATTCAAACAATCGCCAAATCACGTAAAACATTTGAAAAAGTATGCGGATTGGCTCCAGGTTCGACAGTTGCCATTATTGGTGCAGGTCTTTCAGGAATCGAGCTTGCAAGTGAACTACGTGAAAGCCGATCGGATTTAAAAATTAAATTATTTGACCGCTCACACCGTATTTTACGCGATTTCCCGGAAAAGCTAAGTGAGTATATTAAGTCTTGGTTTATTAAACACAACGTAGATGTAATTGCAGAATCAAATATCACTCGCGTTGAAGAAGGCCGTTTATACAACCATGATGAAGTAATTGAAGCTGACGTAATCGTATGGACAGCTGGTGTACAGCCTGTGAAAATCGTTCGTGAACTGGATGTTGAAAAGGATAAATTCAATCGTCCGATCATTACGGATCATTACCATGTAGTTGGGGATGAAAATGTATTTGTAGTAGGTGACTGTGCTTCTTCTCATTTACCTCCAACAGCACAATTGGCGGAAGAACAAGGCGAACGTATCGTTAAAGTTCTAAAAATGCGCTGGAAAGGCGAGCCGCTTCCAGAAAAGCTTTCAGAAATCAAAATGAAAGGCTTTATGGGCTCCCTTGGTAAAAAGCAAGGCTTCGTTCATCTAGCTGATACAACGGTTACAGGACGCATTGCACGCCTTATGAAGTCGGGTCTGCTTTGGTACTATAAAAAGCAAAACGAAAACTAA
- a CDS encoding YuzB family protein, giving the protein MLNPLVEFCISNLANGAQQTYEQLEQDPDIDVLEYGCLSYCTKCAENFYAVVNGDIVEADTPEELTKRIYKYIEENPMW; this is encoded by the coding sequence ATGTTAAATCCATTAGTCGAATTTTGCATCAGTAATTTAGCAAATGGTGCGCAACAAACATATGAACAACTGGAGCAAGATCCTGATATTGATGTATTGGAATATGGCTGCTTAAGCTACTGCACGAAATGTGCCGAAAACTTTTATGCCGTTGTTAACGGGGATATAGTTGAGGCGGATACTCCAGAAGAGCTGACGAAGCGCATTTATAAATATATAGAAGAAAATCCGATGTGGTAG
- a CDS encoding TIGR01457 family HAD-type hydrolase has protein sequence MFPYKAYCFDLDGTIYRGSEAIDSAVKFVHLLQENGIEPYYLTNNSSKTRERLQQVLQDIGVNAPLDHIYSSSLATAAYVAKMSANKKVNVVGELGIRTALIEQGLEITDEQSDVLVMGIDRQISYEKLVRACDYVQNGAKLIGTNGDIKFPKETGFTPGNGSFVQLVANVSGVTPTFVGKPSPVMLQIIAEEHHFEKSEMVMVGDNYDTDILCGINFGCDTIHVNTGVTPTEIVKQQAKLPTYCVENLLELIK, from the coding sequence ATGTTCCCGTATAAAGCGTATTGCTTTGATTTGGATGGGACAATCTACCGGGGGAGTGAAGCGATCGATTCTGCCGTGAAATTTGTTCACCTACTGCAGGAAAACGGAATTGAGCCGTATTATTTAACGAATAATTCATCGAAAACCCGCGAAAGATTGCAGCAAGTTTTACAAGATATTGGCGTAAATGCACCACTTGATCACATTTATTCAAGCTCGCTTGCAACGGCAGCCTATGTAGCTAAGATGAGTGCCAATAAAAAAGTGAATGTTGTCGGTGAACTTGGCATTCGTACGGCTTTAATCGAGCAAGGATTAGAGATTACCGACGAGCAGAGCGATGTCCTTGTAATGGGTATTGACCGTCAAATCTCCTATGAGAAACTTGTAAGAGCATGTGACTATGTCCAAAATGGCGCGAAGCTCATTGGAACAAATGGTGATATTAAATTTCCGAAAGAAACGGGTTTTACTCCCGGGAATGGGTCATTTGTTCAACTAGTAGCAAATGTATCCGGGGTTACACCAACGTTCGTAGGGAAACCATCACCGGTTATGCTGCAGATCATTGCTGAAGAGCATCATTTTGAAAAGAGCGAAATGGTCATGGTCGGGGACAATTATGATACCGATATTTTATGTGGCATCAACTTCGGCTGTGATACGATTCATGTCAATACGGGAGTTACTCCTACCGAAATTGTAAAACAGCAAGCCAAGCTGCCTACTTATTGTGTAGAAAATTTGTTGGAACTTATTAAATAA
- a CDS encoding DUF86 domain-containing protein, which produces MYFVDRNKITNNLAHLDELLAIFESTENWLADDIHKLALQRIGHNVMEAMMDVGNLVIDGFIMRDPGSYEDIIDIFVDEKVITEEMDAPLKAVVGLRKMIVREFIAVDSEEILNVLTANLNILKQFSPKVHDYLTNELGPVSAFLPEDEA; this is translated from the coding sequence ATGTACTTCGTAGATAGAAATAAAATTACAAACAACTTAGCACACTTGGACGAGTTATTGGCGATCTTTGAATCGACTGAGAACTGGTTGGCAGATGATATTCATAAGCTGGCATTACAACGAATCGGCCATAATGTAATGGAAGCGATGATGGATGTAGGAAACTTGGTGATTGACGGCTTTATTATGCGTGATCCTGGAAGCTACGAAGACATTATCGATATTTTCGTTGATGAAAAAGTGATTACAGAAGAGATGGATGCACCATTAAAAGCGGTTGTCGGTTTACGCAAAATGATCGTTCGTGAATTTATCGCTGTAGATAGTGAAGAAATTTTAAATGTATTAACAGCAAACTTAAATATACTAAAGCAATTCTCTCCAAAAGTTCACGATTACTTAACGAATGAATTAGGACCAGTTTCAGCATTTTTACCAGAGGATGAGGCATAA
- a CDS encoding DUF3055 domain-containing protein, whose protein sequence is MERFFLYDDVEDTKTRFVSFAGKTQRYDLAILQSSRFFGKVLVLDIQFGRFAIIGADDVEEPGYLEHVYNRTEEETEDLREYLRELLS, encoded by the coding sequence ATGGAACGATTTTTCTTATATGATGATGTAGAAGATACAAAAACGCGCTTCGTCAGCTTTGCCGGAAAAACTCAGCGTTATGATTTAGCCATATTACAAAGTAGTCGCTTTTTCGGAAAAGTGCTCGTTCTTGATATCCAGTTTGGCCGTTTTGCCATTATTGGAGCAGATGATGTGGAAGAGCCTGGTTACTTAGAGCATGTATACAACCGTACAGAAGAAGAGACGGAAGACTTACGTGAATATTTACGTGAACTATTAAGCTAA
- a CDS encoding YutD family protein, whose amino-acid sequence MIIADGYAYEVIENVREGFQEDAFIARYSDILSKYDYIVGDWGYGQLRLKGFFDDKNQKSTFDTKISTIQDYLYEYCNFGCAYFIIQKTGRAQEQKKEQIVAQQTEAEEPVESAE is encoded by the coding sequence TTGATTATTGCAGATGGGTATGCTTATGAAGTGATCGAAAATGTGCGGGAAGGTTTTCAGGAAGATGCATTTATCGCACGATACTCAGATATTTTATCGAAATATGATTATATTGTAGGGGACTGGGGTTACGGTCAGCTACGTTTAAAAGGATTTTTTGACGATAAAAATCAAAAATCCACGTTTGATACAAAAATTAGTACGATTCAAGACTATTTGTACGAATATTGTAATTTTGGATGCGCCTATTTTATAATTCAAAAAACAGGCCGTGCACAAGAACAAAAGAAAGAACAAATAGTTGCACAACAAACTGAGGCAGAAGAGCCGGTTGAATCAGCTGAATAA